In Deferribacter desulfuricans SSM1, the following are encoded in one genomic region:
- the ruvA gene encoding Holliday junction branch migration protein RuvA yields the protein MINYINGKLVFKKPEFIVLETFGIGYHINISLNTFSKLPEEGANLKIFVQQIVKEDSITLYGFFDEAEKEFFNLLIKVSKVGPKLALSILSGFNVDELKECIVSKNHIKLASIPGIGKKTAERIVLELKDKLDNVEVVSEDGDVQILEDVVSALINLGYKKQECLKVIKNIDISKLRFEDILKEALKKLTS from the coding sequence ATGATAAACTATATTAATGGAAAACTTGTTTTTAAAAAACCAGAATTTATCGTTTTAGAAACATTTGGTATTGGGTATCATATTAATATCTCCCTAAATACATTTTCTAAGCTTCCTGAGGAAGGGGCTAATTTAAAGATTTTTGTTCAGCAAATTGTAAAAGAGGATAGTATAACATTATACGGTTTTTTCGATGAAGCTGAAAAAGAGTTTTTTAATTTATTAATAAAAGTATCTAAAGTTGGACCAAAATTAGCATTGTCAATCCTTTCAGGATTCAATGTGGATGAGTTAAAGGAGTGTATTGTTTCTAAAAATCATATCAAACTGGCTTCTATACCTGGTATAGGGAAAAAGACTGCTGAAAGAATTGTATTGGAATTGAAAGATAAATTAGATAATGTTGAAGTAGTAAGTGAAGATGGGGATGTACAAATTTTAGAAGATGTGGTAAGTGCTTTGATTAATTTAGGATATAAAAAGCAGGAATGTTTAAAAGTTATTAAAAATATTGATATAAGTAAGTTACGTTTTGAAGATATTTTGAAAGAAGCATTAAAGAAACTGACATCGTAA
- the ispF gene encoding 2-C-methyl-D-erythritol 2,4-cyclodiphosphate synthase: MIKIKTGIGFDVHQFVKDRDLYLGGVKIPYEFGLKGHSDADVLIHAIIDAIVSPTLATDIGKLFPDTSEEFKNIDSKILLKKAVQMVVEKGFDINNIDSVIIAQEPKISPYIYKMREVLSDIIGIPIENITIKGTTTEYLGFTGRKEGIAAVAVATMIK; this comes from the coding sequence ATGATAAAGATTAAAACTGGTATTGGTTTTGATGTACATCAGTTTGTTAAAGATAGAGATCTTTATTTAGGTGGGGTAAAAATACCTTATGAGTTTGGTTTAAAAGGGCATTCAGACGCTGATGTGTTAATTCATGCAATTATTGATGCAATTGTGTCACCTACTTTGGCTACAGATATTGGTAAATTGTTTCCTGATACCAGTGAGGAGTTTAAAAATATAGATTCAAAAATATTGCTTAAGAAAGCTGTTCAAATGGTTGTAGAAAAAGGTTTTGATATAAATAATATTGATTCTGTAATAATTGCACAAGAGCCTAAAATCTCCCCTTATATTTATAAAATGAGAGAAGTTCTTTCAGATATTATAGGTATACCTATTGAAAATATTACTATTAAAGGGACTACTACTGAGTATTTAGGATTTACCGGGCGAAAAGAGGGAATTGCTGCTGTTGCAGTGGCAACGATGATAAAGTAA
- the ruvC gene encoding crossover junction endodeoxyribonuclease RuvC: MIIFGIDPGLNKTGVGVLELADNNNSFRCVDYTVLKNKSSLSTIDKIAEITDSLSKYVKRYSPLYAAVEESFYSVNVKTAISLGMARGAIISTLLSHSVKVFQFTALQIKKSVVGYGKADKNQVKKMVEMQLNISLDNVLNDVSDALACGICLAIFLKGKLYDKLY, encoded by the coding sequence TTGATAATTTTTGGCATAGACCCTGGTTTAAATAAAACAGGAGTAGGAGTCCTTGAGCTTGCTGACAACAACAATAGCTTCAGATGTGTCGATTATACTGTATTAAAAAATAAGAGTTCGTTGTCAACTATTGATAAAATTGCTGAAATAACTGATAGTCTTTCAAAGTATGTTAAAAGATATTCTCCATTATATGCTGCAGTAGAAGAGAGCTTTTATTCGGTTAATGTTAAAACAGCCATAAGTCTTGGAATGGCAAGAGGTGCTATAATTTCGACACTGTTATCACATAGTGTTAAAGTGTTTCAATTTACCGCATTGCAGATAAAAAAATCTGTAGTTGGCTATGGTAAGGCTGATAAAAACCAAGTAAAGAAAATGGTTGAAATGCAACTAAATATATCTTTAGATAATGTTTTAAATGATGTATCTGATGCTTTAGCATGTGGTATATGTCTTGCAATATTTTTAAAAGGTAAATTGTATGATAAACTATATTAA
- a CDS encoding PP2C family protein-serine/threonine phosphatase, producing the protein MKNLSNIYNYLSNLFKSDSLSGFEKNLISFFKCFNPEKLIVLKEERGILASIYNEGYQFESFIDISDVYNYGIFNEGEIKIDSFDEKIEGDILINVKFKNKVFFTVVLKLDDLSAVKNFKPFFSSFGYKYYELMAKESRLKAFVLYQQKIEFIKNADFILSILDEDEVIIKSLAFFVDTFSAEAAFVKYNGKFNFIGLDSDDLKLIKVEDSPIEDLLIKKKNTIFVDSGISCDKFNINNIFIIYIEEFDIYVVLFNIKYDFIPDKEFAEIISSILRIALKNAIRHKEIVNYKLQEQEINYTVEILNKFSSQRIDFEDENLIATGINRPAKMAGGDFLDFRVIDDGYFSTIADVCGKGYSASILTVVLSTFIEVGVDIKNFIEKLELLNSILCKKNFDGKFITAFFSYYNKNDGLFRYISLGHEPAFLISNGECKELKSEYLPIGIFEEKYSYFECKINSGDKLFIYSDGITEYIEYNDIKNRLLEMKNYDKDFIDKFYTELVFDKEKQKDDFTCLYLYFK; encoded by the coding sequence ATGAAGAATTTATCTAATATTTACAATTACCTTTCAAATTTATTTAAGTCTGACAGTTTATCTGGTTTTGAAAAAAATTTAATAAGTTTTTTTAAATGTTTTAATCCTGAAAAATTAATCGTATTGAAAGAAGAAAGGGGGATATTAGCGTCCATTTACAATGAAGGGTACCAATTTGAATCGTTTATCGATATATCAGATGTTTATAATTATGGTATTTTTAATGAAGGTGAAATAAAGATTGATTCTTTTGATGAGAAAATCGAAGGGGATATCCTTATAAATGTTAAATTCAAAAATAAAGTTTTTTTTACAGTTGTTTTGAAATTGGATGATTTATCCGCTGTTAAAAATTTTAAACCGTTTTTTTCATCGTTTGGTTACAAATATTATGAATTAATGGCAAAAGAAAGTAGGCTTAAGGCGTTTGTTTTATATCAGCAAAAAATAGAATTTATTAAAAATGCGGATTTCATTTTAAGCATTTTAGATGAAGATGAAGTGATAATTAAATCATTAGCTTTTTTTGTGGATACATTTTCAGCTGAAGCAGCCTTTGTCAAATATAATGGGAAGTTTAACTTTATAGGTTTAGATTCAGATGATCTAAAATTGATAAAGGTAGAGGACTCACCAATAGAAGATCTTTTAATTAAAAAGAAAAATACTATTTTTGTAGATAGTGGGATAAGTTGCGATAAATTTAATATAAACAATATATTTATAATATACATAGAGGAATTTGATATATATGTGGTTTTATTTAATATTAAGTATGATTTTATACCTGATAAAGAATTTGCTGAGATTATAAGCTCTATTTTAAGAATTGCTTTGAAAAATGCCATTAGACATAAAGAAATTGTAAACTATAAACTACAAGAGCAAGAAATAAATTATACTGTAGAAATATTAAATAAATTCAGTAGTCAGAGAATAGATTTTGAAGATGAAAATTTAATTGCTACAGGGATAAATAGACCTGCTAAAATGGCAGGGGGTGATTTTTTAGATTTTAGAGTTATCGATGATGGATATTTTAGTACTATTGCTGATGTTTGTGGCAAAGGGTATTCTGCATCTATCTTGACAGTTGTTTTAAGTACTTTTATAGAGGTTGGTGTTGATATAAAAAATTTTATTGAGAAATTGGAGTTATTAAATAGCATCCTTTGTAAAAAGAATTTTGATGGAAAATTTATTACGGCTTTTTTCTCTTATTATAATAAAAATGATGGATTGTTTCGTTATATTTCTCTTGGTCATGAGCCTGCATTTTTAATAAGTAATGGGGAGTGCAAAGAACTTAAGTCTGAATATCTCCCTATAGGTATTTTTGAAGAAAAGTATAGTTATTTTGAATGCAAAATTAATAGTGGGGATAAATTATTTATTTATTCTGATGGGATTACAGAATATATAGAATATAATGATATTAAAAACAGATTGTTAGAAATGAAAAACTATGATAAAGATTTCATCGATAAATTTTATACAGAATTAGTGTTTGATAAAGAAAAACAAAAAGATGATTTTACCTGTTTGTACTTATATTTTAAATAA
- a CDS encoding class I SAM-dependent methyltransferase codes for MNIRNEAFKQHVKEYDEWFIDNEYLYKSELEIFKELGIYGKSIEIGVGTGKFAIPLGIKYGVEPTYQMYSKVRDKVKIVEGVAEYLPIKNNLFDWVIMVTTICFVNDPLKSILEMYRILKKGGKCAIGFVDKDSPLGKIYQEKKSKSKFYYEAIFYSTKDVIQFMKESNFKIVKIYQTLYGEFDDFRNKVQKPIEGYGKGSFVVIVGEK; via the coding sequence ATGAATATTAGAAATGAAGCTTTTAAACAGCATGTTAAGGAATATGATGAGTGGTTTATAGATAATGAATATCTTTATAAATCAGAGCTGGAAATTTTTAAGGAACTTGGAATTTATGGAAAATCCATAGAGATTGGTGTTGGTACAGGCAAATTTGCTATTCCATTGGGGATAAAGTATGGTGTTGAACCCACATATCAGATGTATTCTAAGGTAAGAGATAAAGTAAAAATTGTTGAAGGGGTTGCAGAATATTTACCTATAAAAAATAACTTATTTGATTGGGTAATAATGGTAACAACAATATGTTTTGTAAATGATCCTCTAAAGTCAATTTTAGAGATGTATAGAATTTTAAAAAAGGGTGGGAAGTGTGCTATAGGATTTGTTGATAAAGATTCCCCTTTAGGTAAGATTTATCAAGAGAAGAAGTCAAAAAGTAAATTTTATTATGAAGCAATATTTTATTCTACGAAAGATGTTATTCAGTTTATGAAAGAGTCAAATTTTAAGATTGTAAAAATTTATCAGACATTATATGGAGAATTTGATGATTTTAGAAATAAGGTGCAAAAACCAATAGAAGGGTACGGCAAAGGGAGCTTTGTAGTTATAGTTGGAGAGAAATGA
- a CDS encoding alpha/beta fold hydrolase, protein MKSLAKTVIFSHGKEGTPDGKKIKVLSGVAKSIGWECVSLDYRGIYDPEERVEKLKSFISSIDYEHLVLVGSSMGGYVSLSVAEHFKTNGLFLLAPAIGMKNLEYKNKYIYPENTCIEIVHGLKDNIVPVDNIIFYSKRFGVTLHLLDDGHRLLSSIDYISKLFKLFLEKIDER, encoded by the coding sequence ATGAAATCATTGGCAAAAACAGTTATTTTTTCGCATGGTAAAGAAGGAACACCTGATGGAAAAAAGATAAAAGTCTTATCAGGTGTGGCAAAAAGTATTGGTTGGGAATGTGTAAGTTTGGATTATCGAGGGATTTATGATCCAGAGGAAAGGGTTGAAAAATTAAAGAGCTTTATTAGTTCAATTGATTACGAACACTTAGTTTTAGTGGGATCAAGTATGGGCGGATATGTTTCTTTATCTGTAGCAGAACATTTTAAAACAAATGGGCTTTTTCTATTAGCTCCAGCAATTGGTATGAAAAATCTGGAGTATAAAAATAAATATATTTATCCTGAGAATACATGTATAGAAATTGTTCATGGTTTAAAAGACAATATAGTTCCTGTTGATAATATTATTTTTTATTCAAAAAGATTTGGAGTTACTTTACATTTACTAGATGATGGACATAGATTGTTATCAAGTATAGATTATATATCAAAATTATTTAAACTATTTTTAGAAAAAATAGATGAGAGGTAG
- a CDS encoding DnaJ domain-containing protein, producing MDKKSFYLKILGLDSTATKNDIKRRYLELVKKYHPDVNDGKSDQFVAISKAYNYLIKNKDSDKAPDIEEIFNEKKENYKQIARKLYAVGVKYFREGDVNNALNAFEEAYRKDNNPKYKKWIVKCLLLKPRRLFDAKELCLELIREEPWDPENYVLLGDVYYKREIYKVANQYYKKAIEHGYPKEALKDKIVDMKKGFLSRLFRKNE from the coding sequence ATGGATAAAAAATCTTTTTATTTAAAAATTTTGGGGTTGGATTCTACTGCTACAAAAAATGATATAAAAAGAAGATACTTAGAGCTTGTCAAAAAATATCATCCTGATGTAAACGATGGGAAAAGTGACCAATTTGTTGCGATTTCAAAAGCTTATAATTATTTGATAAAAAATAAAGATAGTGATAAAGCTCCTGATATAGAAGAAATTTTTAACGAAAAGAAGGAAAATTATAAACAGATTGCAAGAAAGCTTTATGCCGTTGGTGTAAAATACTTTCGTGAAGGTGATGTTAATAATGCCTTAAATGCTTTTGAGGAAGCTTATAGAAAGGATAACAATCCAAAATATAAAAAATGGATTGTAAAGTGTTTACTTTTAAAGCCCAGAAGACTTTTTGATGCAAAAGAGTTATGTCTTGAATTAATTAGGGAAGAGCCTTGGGATCCAGAAAATTATGTGCTTTTAGGCGATGTATATTATAAAAGGGAGATATACAAAGTAGCAAACCAATATTATAAAAAAGCGATAGAACATGGGTATCCTAAAGAGGCTCTAAAAGATAAAATTGTAGATATGAAGAAAGGTTTTTTGAGTAGGTTATTTAGAAAAAATGAATGA
- a CDS encoding class I SAM-dependent DNA methyltransferase: protein MGISKFDKNAFTYDLKPMHVERAKAVADDIKSSIRINKDWHIADFGCGTGLLGFNFIEDVKQITMIDVSQNMLDILKEKINSLNITNMKILKMDVFNTNNLPIERFDLIVTLMTFHHIQDIRLGLIKLKSMLKNDGFLALADLDEEDGSYHQDGDTVHNGINQEELKQFASEIGLRFKTSNIPYVIRKTIDNTQREYPVFLHIYQK from the coding sequence ATGGGTATAAGCAAATTTGATAAGAATGCATTTACTTACGATTTAAAGCCTATGCATGTTGAGAGAGCAAAAGCTGTAGCAGATGATATAAAAAGTAGTATTAGAATAAATAAAGATTGGCATATAGCTGATTTTGGATGTGGCACTGGTTTATTAGGTTTTAATTTTATAGAGGATGTAAAACAGATTACAATGATAGATGTATCGCAAAATATGCTTGATATTTTGAAGGAGAAGATTAATAGTTTAAACATTACAAATATGAAAATATTAAAAATGGATGTATTTAATACAAATAATTTGCCTATTGAAAGATTTGATTTGATTGTGACATTGATGACTTTTCATCATATTCAGGATATCAGATTGGGGTTAATTAAGCTCAAGAGTATGTTAAAAAACGATGGTTTTTTAGCTTTAGCAGATCTTGACGAAGAGGATGGTTCTTATCATCAAGATGGTGATACGGTACATAATGGTATTAATCAAGAAGAACTAAAACAGTTTGCATCGGAAATAGGGCTTAGATTTAAAACATCTAATATCCCTTATGTGATAAGAAAAACTATTGATAATACTCAAAGAGAGTATCCTGTTTTTTTGCATATTTATCAAAAGTAA
- a CDS encoding pyrimidine 5'-nucleotidase — MSNIKYLVFDLDNTLYPPDKSILKEVDKKINEFMVFKVGISSDDVDSLRREYWDKYGTTLNGLIKHFNINPHEYLEFVHDVCYDKYFCRDDLLIKILSEFDEKKYIFTNGSKKHALNVLERLGIKEYFEQIFSIEDTDFHPKPYKKSFDFFVERSGINPKETIFFEDMPKNLRGAKELGFKTALVWDKSDEFDYAFDSIYDIINIKKIKYV, encoded by the coding sequence ATGAGTAATATTAAATATTTAGTTTTTGATTTAGATAACACACTTTACCCCCCTGATAAAAGTATTTTAAAAGAGGTGGATAAAAAGATAAACGAGTTTATGGTTTTTAAAGTGGGTATATCTAGTGATGATGTTGATAGTCTAAGGAGAGAATACTGGGATAAATATGGCACAACATTAAATGGTCTAATAAAACATTTTAATATTAATCCTCACGAGTATTTAGAATTTGTCCATGATGTTTGCTATGACAAATATTTTTGTAGAGACGATCTTTTAATAAAAATTTTGAGTGAGTTTGACGAAAAAAAGTATATTTTTACAAATGGTTCCAAAAAGCATGCTTTAAATGTTTTAGAGCGCCTTGGGATAAAAGAGTATTTTGAGCAAATATTTTCCATAGAAGATACAGATTTTCATCCAAAACCTTATAAAAAAAGCTTTGATTTTTTTGTTGAACGATCTGGAATAAACCCAAAAGAAACAATTTTTTTTGAGGATATGCCAAAAAATTTAAGAGGTGCTAAGGAGTTAGGTTTTAAAACTGCTCTTGTTTGGGATAAATCTGATGAATTTGATTATGCTTTTGATAGCATATATGATATAATTAACATTAAAAAAATTAAGTATGTCTAA
- a CDS encoding response regulator: MKIVIADDELRLRKIVSLHLKKNGFDVYEASNGKEAVELALSLNPDLIVLDINMPVMDGFEAARELKSSEKLKDIPIIFLTAKADMESIEKGKDLKAAYYLTKPFSPKDLINKIRGIK, from the coding sequence ATGAAGATTGTTATTGCTGATGATGAGTTGAGGTTAAGGAAAATTGTTTCATTGCATTTAAAAAAGAATGGATTTGATGTATATGAGGCCAGCAATGGCAAAGAGGCTGTTGAGCTTGCTTTGAGTTTGAATCCTGATTTGATTGTTTTAGATATAAATATGCCTGTGATGGATGGTTTTGAGGCAGCAAGGGAATTGAAAAGTAGTGAAAAATTGAAAGATATACCTATCATTTTTTTAACTGCAAAAGCAGATATGGAGTCTATTGAAAAAGGGAAGGATTTAAAAGCTGCTTATTATCTTACAAAGCCTTTTAGTCCAAAGGATTTAATAAATAAAATAAGGGGGATAAAATGA
- a CDS encoding cation:proton antiporter → MKIAKNTILIALLIFLTILLINFYEVHYTLKIGISFLISLIVAETLYDIGIPRLSSFLTMGLLLGPNILNIFDYGLLNKMKFLDNIALGLIALVAGCEIDFKKDLESFIRYGKYTFLQILIMSLISIPVLYIIFLLLSKEFALLAPVIFLTIIFNATSPSTTIAIIKETKSNNELSHLVLTSAIIKDIALILLFTAALSFFAANKDSSVALVIFHETLSILSGIILGFIIKYYVKFIKINLGSFLLIILITIGFITEYFHLNNLLLFLIAGIIINNFSNYGKLLNEITEQNFELILLIFFFSAGASIDIFALKTMLFITIVLVFIRIAILYISSISAGKLFNIDDKVAKYSTLGFISQAGVSLGFAKIISYNFAWGKDFGTLLFAMIGLNQIAGPLLFKLALSNFHKSDKQN, encoded by the coding sequence ATGAAAATAGCTAAAAATACCATTTTAATTGCTCTTTTAATATTTTTAACGATATTACTGATTAATTTCTATGAAGTACATTACACCCTAAAAATAGGGATATCTTTTTTAATATCATTAATTGTAGCTGAAACACTCTATGATATTGGTATTCCAAGATTATCATCTTTTCTAACAATGGGACTTTTGCTGGGGCCAAATATTTTAAATATATTTGATTACGGATTATTAAATAAAATGAAATTTCTTGATAATATAGCATTAGGCCTTATAGCTTTAGTAGCTGGATGCGAAATAGATTTTAAAAAAGATCTAGAAAGTTTTATTAGATATGGGAAATACACATTTTTACAAATACTTATTATGTCATTGATTTCAATACCTGTTTTGTACATAATCTTTTTACTACTATCTAAAGAATTTGCTCTATTAGCACCCGTAATCTTTTTGACCATAATATTTAATGCCACTTCACCTTCAACCACAATAGCAATCATAAAAGAAACAAAGTCAAATAACGAGCTATCACACCTTGTTTTAACATCTGCCATAATAAAGGATATTGCTTTAATTCTGTTATTCACAGCAGCTTTATCTTTCTTTGCTGCAAACAAAGACAGCTCTGTAGCACTTGTTATCTTTCATGAAACACTATCCATTTTATCAGGAATTATATTAGGATTTATAATTAAGTACTATGTCAAGTTTATAAAAATTAACTTAGGTTCATTCCTGTTAATAATACTGATAACTATAGGATTTATAACAGAATATTTTCATTTAAACAATTTGCTACTATTTCTTATTGCAGGAATTATTATTAATAACTTTTCAAATTATGGTAAATTATTAAATGAAATTACTGAACAAAACTTTGAGTTAATACTTTTAATATTCTTTTTCTCAGCTGGAGCTTCAATAGATATTTTTGCACTAAAAACTATGCTTTTTATTACAATCGTTTTAGTCTTTATTAGGATAGCAATATTATACATATCATCTATATCAGCAGGAAAATTATTCAATATTGATGATAAAGTAGCAAAATATTCCACATTGGGTTTTATAAGTCAGGCTGGAGTCAGTCTTGGTTTTGCCAAAATAATTTCATATAATTTTGCGTGGGGGAAAGATTTTGGTACCCTACTTTTTGCCATGATTGGTTTAAACCAGATAGCTGGACCACTGCTGTTTAAATTAGCACTATCAAATTTTCATAAATCAGATAAGCAAAATTAA
- the ubiE gene encoding bifunctional demethylmenaquinone methyltransferase/2-methoxy-6-polyprenyl-1,4-benzoquinol methylase UbiE has translation MNEQSKKIQGMFDSIAGKYDLLNRLLSFRRDVYWRKKAISLLKINEGSRILDLACGTGDMLLELKKMKVKCNVIGGDFSFNMLMIAKKKLNDLPLTCADAHFLPFKDESFDYITIAFGFRNVTDKEKGLKEMYRVLKKGGKACILEFSQPDNKFFSKVYRFYFTKVLPFIGGLISGNRSAYEYLPDSVYKFPKKDKYEKMILSAGFKKVEFNPLTFNICDATICYK, from the coding sequence ATGAATGAGCAATCGAAAAAAATCCAAGGTATGTTTGATAGTATTGCCGGCAAATATGATCTTTTAAATAGATTGTTATCCTTTAGAAGAGATGTTTATTGGCGTAAAAAAGCGATATCTTTATTGAAAATTAATGAAGGCTCAAGGATATTAGATCTTGCCTGTGGTACAGGTGATATGTTGTTAGAATTAAAAAAGATGAAGGTAAAGTGTAATGTAATAGGAGGTGATTTTAGCTTTAATATGCTTATGATTGCTAAAAAGAAGTTAAATGATTTACCTCTTACTTGTGCAGATGCTCATTTTTTACCTTTTAAAGATGAGTCTTTTGATTATATTACAATAGCTTTTGGATTTAGAAATGTGACTGACAAGGAAAAGGGATTGAAAGAGATGTATAGAGTTTTGAAAAAGGGGGGGAAAGCTTGCATATTAGAATTTTCTCAGCCAGATAATAAATTTTTTTCTAAGGTTTATAGATTTTATTTTACAAAAGTACTTCCATTCATAGGTGGGTTAATTTCTGGCAATAGAAGTGCATATGAGTATTTACCAGACTCAGTTTATAAGTTTCCAAAAAAGGATAAATATGAAAAAATGATTTTAAGTGCTGGGTTTAAAAAGGTGGAGTTTAACCCTTTGACTTTTAATATATGTGATGCAACAATTTGCTATAAATAA
- a CDS encoding HDOD domain-containing protein encodes MNKKDLELESLLKELGISKDDINIYVVDDFDDITKIDKFDEKTYVYLRAKNKDLLIKLKSYKLGGVIFPPLTREKLLNVFQKKVQDNDFDYEIIKSKVIAKAESLPALPTVIQKLISLTNNDKSTFKEIIDELKKDQGLVGKVLKIVNSPFYGIRKEITSVERSAVLLGMNTIKNIALAAFSFELFNKNLSVYGTSPKKLWLHSFLVARICEELESLIGFDDKGGLYLAGLMHDLGKIVLVDFLTTQISSVDEETKMLGINHAEVSAIILQKWNISDKIVDAVREHHIKSDDLYKKCVYYANLLSKSEDIEKDVEYVAKDMNLNFYDLYPRIEMVVNTEYEEFI; translated from the coding sequence TTGAATAAGAAAGATTTAGAATTAGAAAGTTTGTTAAAAGAATTAGGAATATCTAAGGATGATATTAATATTTATGTAGTTGATGATTTTGATGATATAACTAAAATTGATAAGTTTGATGAAAAAACTTATGTTTATCTTAGAGCTAAAAATAAAGATTTGCTGATTAAGTTAAAGTCTTATAAATTAGGCGGGGTAATTTTCCCGCCTTTGACTAGAGAAAAGCTTTTGAATGTTTTTCAAAAAAAAGTTCAAGACAACGATTTTGATTATGAAATTATAAAATCAAAAGTAATTGCTAAAGCAGAAAGTTTACCAGCTTTGCCTACTGTTATTCAGAAATTGATTTCACTTACAAATAATGACAAGTCCACATTTAAAGAGATTATTGATGAGCTAAAGAAGGATCAGGGGCTTGTTGGTAAAGTTTTGAAAATTGTAAATTCACCATTTTATGGTATTCGTAAAGAGATTACAAGCGTTGAGAGATCTGCTGTTTTACTTGGGATGAACACAATCAAAAATATAGCACTTGCTGCATTTAGTTTTGAACTGTTTAACAAAAATCTTTCAGTTTATGGCACTAGCCCTAAAAAGTTATGGTTACACTCTTTTTTAGTTGCACGTATTTGTGAAGAGTTAGAATCATTAATAGGATTTGATGATAAAGGTGGTTTATATTTAGCTGGTTTAATGCACGATTTAGGTAAAATAGTGTTAGTAGATTTTCTAACTACTCAGATATCAAGTGTGGATGAAGAGACAAAGATGCTTGGGATAAATCATGCTGAGGTATCTGCAATTATTTTACAAAAATGGAATATTAGTGATAAAATAGTAGATGCAGTGAGAGAGCATCATATAAAAAGTGATGATTTGTATAAGAAATGTGTTTATTATGCTAATTTACTTTCTAAATCTGAAGATATTGAAAAGGATGTTGAATATGTAGCAAAAGATATGAATTTGAATTTTTATGATTTATATCCTCGTATAGAGATGGTAGTTAATACAGAGTATGAAGAATTTATCTAA
- a CDS encoding BCAM0308 family protein has protein sequence MSKKNKRLPYLKFAEDYDDPYRSEYPNYSYCTECGIAYIDKNWKLDVDDSLNKNPIVCPACRKIKDNYFEGILYISGNFYKSHKDEIINLIKNEEHRQRLRTALPRIGKIEENEDGMIVYTTNDKLAYRLGKALFKAYKGDLSIKWSDNNIFTRVYWERDE, from the coding sequence ATGAGTAAAAAGAATAAAAGACTGCCATACTTGAAATTTGCAGAAGATTATGATGACCCATACAGGAGTGAATACCCAAATTATTCTTACTGCACTGAATGTGGGATAGCTTATATAGATAAAAACTGGAAACTTGATGTTGATGATTCTTTGAATAAGAACCCTATAGTTTGTCCAGCTTGTAGAAAGATCAAAGACAACTATTTTGAAGGGATATTGTATATTTCGGGTAACTTTTATAAAAGTCATAAGGATGAGATTATCAATTTGATAAAAAATGAAGAACATAGACAGAGATTAAGAACTGCGCTGCCAAGAATAGGGAAAATAGAGGAAAATGAAGATGGAATGATTGTATATACAACAAATGATAAGCTTGCTTATAGGCTAGGTAAAGCACTTTTTAAAGCATATAAAGGGGATTTAAGTATTAAATGGTCGGATAATAATATTTTTACTAGGGTTTACTGGGAGAGGGATGAGTAA